A stretch of Salarias fasciatus chromosome 23, fSalaFa1.1, whole genome shotgun sequence DNA encodes these proteins:
- the LOC115382349 gene encoding probable ATP-dependent RNA helicase DDX59, whose translation MFMPRALKLKRPAEGSGRILNKKSKISQEEVNRRSSETLARKDELCEEGKMENDTVQAGEGSIPAPRSSKREVEHTPSSDAEDEDEEEDEEPVKSFKKRQRWPEPGEPVCVMCGRYGEYICDATDNDVCSLECKASHLLKMGMGTGAEALNYKDRPKDEKAAVPGQSAVDTGVERSYSYREDRFISGLTEEQVQRIKHELGIETQGTDVCRPIIEFEHCGFPTTLSGNLKKAGYQAPTPVQMQMVPVGLTGRDVIASADTGSGKTIAFLLPVVVRALEKSAQTVGCPVALILTPTRELAIQIERQVKELVIGIPNMRTALLVGGMPLPPQLHRLKISIKIVIATPGRLIEILKQNAVQMDKVKIVVVDEVDTMLKMGFQQQVLEILEKVPEEHQTLLTSATIPTGTEELAARLVHDPVRIAIGEKNQPCANIRQILLWVEEPCKKKKLFEILNDSKLYQPPVVVFVDCKAGADLLCEAVAKVTGLTSVAIHSDKSQWERNRILRGLLDGDFEVVISTGVLGRGLDLVNVRLVVNFDMPNTMDEYVHQVGRAGRLGHRGTAITLLNNNNKRLFLERRERQKHKTGLDDMVTKNNLIDIIKKHDRRKK comes from the exons ATGTTTATGCCAAGAGCTTTAAAACTTAAAAGACCTGCAGAGGGATCTGGTCGAATTTTGAACAAAAAGAGCAAGATTAGTCAAGAAGAGGTAAACAGACGTAGTTCAGAGACACTTGCTCGCAAGGATGAATTATGTGAAGAAGGCAAAATGGAGAATGACACAGTTCAAGCAGGTGAAGGATCTATACCTGCTCCAAGAAGCTCCAAACGTGAAGTTGAACACACGCCTTCTTCtgatgctgaggatgaggatgaagaagaagacgaagagccAGTGAAATCTTTCAAAAAGAGGCAGAGATGGCCTGAGCCTGGGGAGCCTGTCTGTGTCATGTGTGGTCGCTATGGGGAGTACATCTGTGATGCCACTGACAACGATGTCTGCAGCCTTGAATGCAAAGCCAGCCATTTATTGAAAATGGGAATGGGTACTGGTGCAGAAGCATTGAACTACAAGGACAGACCCAAAGATGAGAAGGCTGCTGTACCTGGACAGTCAGCAGTTGACACCGGAGTTGAAAGAAGTTATTCCTACAGAGAAGATCGGTTCATATCAGGCTTGACAGAGGAACAGGTGCAACGCATCAAACACGAACTGGGCATTGAAACACAGGGGACAGACGTCTGTAGACCCATCATTGAGTTTGAACACTGTGGCTTCCCTACAACTTTAAGTGGGAACCTGAAAAAGGCTGGTTACCAGGCGCCCACCCCAGTGCAGATGCAGATGGTACCTGTTGGTCTCACAGGCAGGGATGTGATTGCCAGTGCTGACACAGGATCAGGGAAGACAATCGCCTTTCTGCTGCCAGTGGTAGTCAGAGCACTTGAG aaaTCAGCACAGACTGTTGGTTGCCCTGTGGCTCTGATCCTGACACCCACCAGAGAGTTAGCCATTCAGATAGAGAGACAGGTGAAAGAGCTGGTGATTGGAATCCCCAACATGAGAACAGCACTGCTGGTGGGAGGCATGCCACTTCCACCTCAGCTCCACCGCCTCAAAATCAGCATCAAA aTCGTCATTGCTACCCCTGGAAGACTCATAGAGATTTTGAAGCAGAATGCAGTGCAAATGGACAAAGTGAAGATTGTGGTGGTTGATGAG GTTGACACTATGTTAAAGATGGGCttccagcagcaggtgctggAGATTCTTGAGAAAGTCCCAGAAGAACACCAGACTCTGCTGACATCAGCCACAATCCCAACTGGGACGGAGGAGCTCGCAGCTCGGTTGGTTCATGACCCTGTACGTATTGCGATTGGTGAGAAGAACCAGCCCTGCGCCAATATACGACAGATCCTGCTTTGGGTAGAGGAGCcctgcaagaagaagaagctgtttgAGATCCTCAAT GATAGTAAGCTGTACCAGCCTCCGGTGGTGGTGTTTGTTGACTGTAAAGCGGGAGCTGATCTCCTGTGCGAGGCAGTCGCCAAAGTGACAGGTCTCACTTCTGTGGCTATCCATTCTGACAAGAGCCAGTGGGAACGAAATCGCATCCTCAGG GGTCTTCTCGATGGAGACTTTGAGGTGGTGATCAGTACAGGTGTGCTGGGCAGAGGACTGGACTTAGTCAATGTCCGATTGGTAGTTAACTTTGACATGCCAAACACAATGGATGAGTATGTCCATCAG GTGGGGAGAGCAGGTCGGCTGGGACACAGGGGGACGGCCATCACCTTgctcaataacaacaacaagcgACTGTTTCTAGAG AGACGAGAAAGGCAGAAACACAAGACGGGACTTGATGACATGGTGACCAAGAACAACCTCATTGATATTATAAAGAAACATGATCGCCGGAAAAAGTAA